The genome window TGCGCACGGCGTCCTCGTGCGCGATCAACGCACGCAGCGGTCCGAGCGAGACGTCGGCCACCGTGCCGAGCGCCACCGTACCGGCGCCGCCGGTGGGAACCGGGAGCGTGGCGAAGCGGATGGGGTCCGTACCGACCTCGGTCGCGACGCGCAGGACGATGTCGGCCTGGCGTTGTCCCTCGACGAGACGGCCGACGGGCTCGCCGCCGAGGACGCTGCGGATGGCTCGTCCCACGGCGGCGGTCGAGACGCCGAGCCGCAGGAGGTCGTCGCGGCGCGGCCGCACGTGCACGCCGGGTGCTGCGAAGGCGCCGGCGGCGTGCACGTCGACGGCGCCGGGAACGTCCGCGATGCGCTCGGCCAGCAGCCGCGCGCCCTCTTCGATCGAGCCGAGCTCGGCGCCCCGCACGCGGACGACGAGCTCGGCGCCTTCGCCCTCGATCGTCTCCTCGATGCGCTCGTTCAGGTATTGCTTGACGTCGAAGGTGAAGCCCGCGATGTCCTGCACGGCGGTCGCGAGCGCCCTGGTGACGGCGGCCGCCTCGTTGCCGGACGTGAGACGCACGAGGAGCTCGCCGCGCTCGGATCCGAACGCGTGATCTTCGGCCAGCGTCGCGCGTCCGATGAACTGCGCGACCGAGCGGACCCCCGGCACGGCGAGGAGCGCGCGCGCCGCCGCCGCCCCGACGCGGGCCGTCTCGTCGAGGCCGACTCCTGGTGCGCCCGTCATGTGCAGGATGAGATTCGTCTCGTGGAACTCGGGCAGGAACTCGAGCTGGAGCAGCGGCGCGAGCAGGATCCCGGCGACGACCGTCGCCGCCGCCGCGACGCGCATGCGGCCGGGCCGCTCGAGCACGCGCTCGAGCGCGGCGGCGTACCGCGTTCGGAGCGCGCGGACGAGGCGCGGCACGGTGTGCTCCTTGGCGGCGTTCGGGAGCAGCAGGAGCGCCATCACCGGCGTGACCGTGAGGGCGACCGCGAGCGAGGCCATGGTCGCGAGCACGTATGCGGCCGCGAGCGGACGGAAGAGCGCACCTTCGAAGCCGCCCATGAAGAAGAGCGGCAGGAAGACGAGCGCCACCATGAACGTCGCGTAGACGACGGCGCTGCGTACCTCGACCGACGCGCGAAGCACGACCTCGCGCGCGCGCGCCGTCGGCGGGGCCGCCTGCAGCCGTCGCCAGCAGTTCTCGACGTCGATGATGGCATCGTCGACCACCTCGCCGACCGCCATCGCGAGACCACCGAGCACCATGACGTTCAGCGTCTCGCCGAACGCGTTCAGCACGAGCACCGCCGCGAGCAGGGAGAGGGGAATGGCGACGAGGCTCGCCAGGGCGGCGCGCACGTCGCCCAGGAAGACCAGCAGGACGATCGACACGAGCACGCCCCCGACGACGAGCGCACGCGCGAGGTTTCCGATCGCGTGCTCGACGAAGGTGGCCTGGCGGAAGAGCTCGCGGTCGACGCGGACACCCGCGGGCAACACGCGTGCGAGGGCTGCCAGCGCCTCTTCGACGGCGCGCGTGACCTCGACGACGTTCACGCCCGGCTGCTTCACGACCAGCAGGAGCACACCGGGCTCGCCGTCGACGAGGGCCGTGCCGACCGGGACCGCGGCCCCCTCGCCGACGTCGGCGACGGCGCCGAGCGGCACGGGCGGATTTCCGCGGCCGGGGATGACCGCCTGGTCGAGGTCGGCGACGCTGCGCGCGCGCCCGTCGAACCACGTCTCGAGGCGTTGACCTCTGCGATCGAGGAAGCCCGAGCCCGACGGTGCGTCCGCCGCGGTGGTCGCGGCAGCGAGGTCGTCGAGCGTCGCGCCGTAGGCCGTGAGGCGCTCGGGCGTGGTCGTGAGTTGGACCTGCCGGGTCCCCCCCCCGTAGACGACGACGTTCGCGACGCCGGGCACGGCGAGGAGGCGCGGCGTGATGGTCCAGTCCGCGAGGTCGCGCAACACGAGCGGCGAGGTCTGCCCATCTCCACGCAGGCCGACGGCGAGGATCGTCGTGAGGACGGACGCCAGGGGGGCCACGCGTGGCCTCACCCCCGGCGGAAGCTGCTCGCTCGCCAGCGCGACGCGCTCGATCACCAGCTGCCGGGCGCGATACGGATCGGTGCCGTACGGAAAGATGGTGATCACGGTGGAGAGCCCGAGCGACGACTCCGAGCGGATCTTCGCCACGTCCGGCGTCCCTGCCAGCGCCTGCTCGAGCGGGGTCGTGACGAGCGCCTCGACGTCCTCGGCCCCGAAGCCGGGCGCTTCGCTCTGCACCTCCACGATGGGTGGCGCGAACTCGGGGAACACGTCGAGCGGGGCTACCAGGGCCGCGTGAATCCCCAGCGCGACGAGCAGGGTCGCGAGCAGGAGCACCACCGGCCGATGGCGCAGCGAGGTATCGACGAGCCGGCTGACCATCAGCTCAATCGCCGCCGCCGGCTGCGAGCGCGGCGGCGGAGAGCAGGCTCGCGGCGCCGGTCGTCGCCACGCGCGCGCCGGCTGCGAGGCCCGACGTGATCTCAGCCACACCGTCGCGGATCACGCCCAGTGTGACCTGTGTCGCCGAGTAGCCGCCGTGTCCGTCGTCCACGAAGACGAGGGCGCGGCGGTCGTCGTATACGACCGCGGCCTCGGGGACGGTGACACCCTCGTGCGGCGTTCCCACCTCGATTGCGACGGAACCCGTCATGCCCGGCAGCAGCCGGTGCTGGGGATCCGTCACGCGCACGCGAACCGGCGCGGTGCGCGACGTCTGGTCGACATAGGACGGCGCGCCGTCGACGGTGCCCTCGAACGTCTCCCGTGGCGTCGTGTCGGACATGAAGCGCGCGTCGGCCCCGGCGGCGACGAGCCCGACCGCCTCCTGGGGTACGCGGGCGACGACCCACGCCGTCGCGGGCGGCGTGCCGGCGGCGTCGGGGCGGCCGCCGAGGCTCGCAACGACCTGCCGCGCGCGCTCCGCCGCGGAGCGCGCGCTCGCCTCCTCGGCCAGCGCGGCGTCGAGGTCCTTCTTCGGTGCGACCGCCTGCGCGAGCGCCTGCAGCCGAGCGACCTGCTGCGTCGCCAGACGCAGGCGCGCCTCGGCCGCGGCGAGGTCGTTGCGGGCGTCACGGGCCTCCGGCGTGAGGCCGTCGGGCGCGACGGTTCCGGGCATTCGCACGACGTCGCGGATGGGCGCGGTCGCGGCGACGGCGGTTTCGAGTCCCGGCACGGTCGGCTTTGCAGCTTCGTGGTCTGCGGGATCACGCGTGCACGCCAAGGCGAGCGCCGCGAGGACGAGCGCAACGTGGCGGACCGCCATCACCATGGATCCTCCCCGACCGCTTCGATCAGCTCGGCTTCGGCCTCGCGCAGGGCGAGCCAGGCATCGACGGCAGAGCGCCGGGTCGCCCGCAGGCGGTCTTGCTGGTTCAGGACCTCGGGCAGGCCGAGGTATCCGCTCGCGAGCGCCCGTGCGAGGCTCGTATGAGCGGCGTCGACGGTGGGCAGCGTCTCGGTGCGGTAGCGTCCCCAGGTCGCGCGGGCCGCGCGCTCGTGGGCGAGCGCGGTCCCGACGTCGCGTGGAATCTGGCGCTCGAGCCGCACCACGTCCGCCGCCGCAGACGCCGCCTGTCCCCGGAGATCGGTCTCCGTGCCCTGCTGGCGGTTCCAGATCGGCAGCGGGATCTCGACCTCGCCGCCGGCGAGCGTCTCTTCGCCGTTCTCGTGGCTGTAGAAGCCGCGGAAGGTCGGATTCGGAACCAGGCCGCTACGGCGTGCGACGTCGGCTTCGCCGTCCAGGCGATCGCGCTCGGCGCGCGCCGCGGCGAGATCGGGTCGCACGGCGAGCGCACGCGCGACGAGGGCGGCCTCGGGAGGCGTCGGCGGCCGTGGATCGTCGGTCGCCGTCACGGCGAAGGTCTCGTCGGGTGGGGCGCCGATCGCGAGCGCGACGCGGCGCTGGGCGCGCACCACTTCGACGTCCGAGCTCGTGGCGTCTTCTCGTTGCTTCAGCGCGTCGATGCGTGCGAGCTCGACGTCGAGACCGCTCGCGTCGCCGTGCGCGAGACGGGTGGCCATGGCGTCGGCGAGCTGCTTCGATTCGGTTGCGGCCTCGGCGTCGATCACGCGGCGGCGCTGGGCGGCGACGAGTCCGGCGAAGGCGCGCCGCACCTCGGCGTCGACCGTGCGCTCGCGATCGGCGAGCAGCCGCTCGGCGCGATCGACGCCGTGGCGGGCCGCGCCGACGCGCAAGCCGCGCTGGCCGCCGACCTCCACCTCCTGAGCGACGGTGACGGCGTTGTCGACGTTGGTCGCGTGCGGAATGTGGTGATGCGTGCCGCTCGCGGCGACCGTCGGATTGGACGGGAAGAGGCCGGCCTGCACGAGCCGCCCGCGCGCGGCGTCGAGGTCGGCACGGGCCGCGGCGATGTCGGGGCTGTCGGCGTGCGCGCGCGCGAGCGCGCCCGCCAGCGTGAGCGGCTCGGCGCCCCGAGCGGACGCCGCGCCGAGGACGAGGCCCGCCGCCAGGGCGGCCGTGCGGATCATGCGGGCTCGCCGCCTCGCGCGAGGGGCAGGGTGACGGTGACGGTCGTTCCGGCGCCCGGCTCGCTCGCCAGCAGGATCTCGCCGCGGTGCCGGGACACGATCTCCCGGCACAGCGCCAGGCCGAGACCCGCACCGCCTTCCGCGGTCGCGCCACGGTAGAAGCGCTCGAAGACGCGAGGCTGCTCGGACGCCGGGATGCCGGGACCCTCGTCGTGCGCGCGGATGCAGGCGTGCCCGTTGCGGCGTGCCACGGCGAGGTCGACGTTCGCCCCGGGCGGCGTGTGGTGGAACGCGTTGTCGACCAGGTTGAGGATCAGGCGCTTCAAGAGGTCGGGGTCGCCCACCACGGTGACGTGGTCGTCGGCGCGAAGGGCGAAGCGGCGGCCCTGCTCCTGCGCCACCGGCTCGAACGAGTCGGCGACCTCGCGGGCGAGCTGTCCGAGGTCGACCGTGTGATCGCGCTCGCGTGCATGACCGGGATCGCCCTCGACGGCGCTCAAGGTGAGCAGGGTCTCTGCGAGCCGGCCGAGGCGCTCGGTCTGCTCGAGCGCGTCGAGCAGGTCGTCACGATACGCCGACGCGTCGCGCGACGACGCGAGGCCCACCTCGAGCCGCGTGCGGAGCGCGGCGATCGGCGTTCGCAGCTCGTGGGCCGCGTCGGCGGTGAAGCGCCGGAGGTGTCCGATCGCCGATTCCAGCCGCGCGAGCACGCGGTTCAGCACCGCGGCCAGCCGATCGACCTCGCTCGTATTGCGCTGCTCGAGGCGCCGGCCGAGTGATCCCGCTTCGATCGTCTCGAGCTCCGCCGCGAGCCGCTCGAGCTCGCTCGTCGCCCGGGTCGTGATCGCCCAGGCGAGGCCGGCCAGGATGGCGAGCGAGAGCGCGGCGGAGACGGCAATCATGAGGCGCGCGCGCCGGATCGTCGCCTTCGGGTGCTCCACCTGGACGCCGATCGCGATGCTCCCCCCGTCGGGCAGGGTGTCGACGACGGTGCGCGTGCCGCGCGCCTCGTCCATCACCAGGCGCTGATCGGCGTCCGGTCCCACCGTCCCCGTGTTCCCGAGGTCCGCGGGCACCGGCCCGTAGCTCGCGACGACCCAGCCGTCCGCCGAGGTCACGCGAACGAACTTGCCCGGACCCAGGTCCTCCTCGCGGCCGATCAGCGCGACCGCGGGCGCGAGGTCGTTCTGGTTCATCTTCACGATCGCGGCCAGGGTCTCCGCCTCCTCGGAGAGTCGCGAGTCGAGCGGGCTCCAGACGGTACGCTCGATGAGGATGCTCGTGGCGATCGCGGTCCCGAGCACGACGAGCCCCGCGAAGACCGCGAACGTCACCGTCAGCTGGACGCGAAGGCTGCGCGGTGTCCTCATCCGGCACGCTCGCCGAGGATGAACCCGGCGCCGCGGATCGTGTGCAGGAGCGGAGGGCGCCCGCTCACGTCGAGCTTGCGGCGCACGCGGCTCACGTGCACGTCGACGAGGTTGGAGATTCCCTCGTAGCTCTCGTCCCAGCAGCTCTCGAGGAGCGCGGAACGGGTCACGAGCTCGCCGCTGTGACGCATCAGGTACTCGAGGATGGCGAACTCCTTCGCGGTGAGGGAAACGACCGTGTCGCCGCGCCGCACCTCGAAGCGCGCCGGATCGAGCTCCAGATCGCCGACGCGCAGGACGGTGCCGGACACGACGGTGCCGCGCCGCAGGAGCGCCCGAACGCGCGCCAGCAGCTCGGAGAGCGCGAACGGCTTGGTGAGGTAGTCGTCCGCCCCGGCGTCGAGGCCCGCCACGCGGTCGGGCACCGTGGCACGCGCCGTCAGCATGAGGATCGGGATCGTGTCCTGTCGCTCGCGCAGCTTCCGCGTGAGCGCGAGGCCGGCCATGCCGGGCAGGCCGAGGTCGAGGATCAGCAGGTCGTACGGCGCGAGCCCCATCAGCTCGAGCGCGCGTTCGGCGGTCCTGGCGTGATCGACCGCGAAGCTGGCGGTGGCCAAACCATCGACGAGGGCCTTCACCAGGGCCGCGTCGTCTTCGACCAGAAGCACCCGCATGTTCGAGCGTTTGGGTCTATAGCGGACGGGCGCGGGGGGTAGAAAGGGAGGGCTTCACCGTGGCTTCACGGTACGCCTGATAAACCCGCCCACCGTGCCGACGAATCGGCCGAACCGGGCCCTCGTGCTCCTCTCGCGTTGGCGGATCAACATCGGGTGGCTCTCGCTCCTGTTCATCCCGCTCGCCAAGCCCACGATCGGCACGACCCTGGCCTGGCTGCCGCTGCTCGCCGCCGGTGTGGCGCTGCGCGTGTGGGCGCGCGGCCACCTCGTACGCGCGCAGCGTGTCACCGACACCGGTCCCTACGCCCTCGTCCGCCACCCGCTCTATCTCGGCAGCCTGATGATCGCGCTCGCGTTCGCGTTCATGACGCGGGTTCCGCTGGCGCCGGTCGTGATCACTGCCGTCTTCCTTCTGATGTACGTGCCGAAGGCCCTGCGTGAGGAGGCGTACCTCACAAAGCGCTTCGGCGCGCAGTACGTCGCCTATCAGGATCGCGTCGGAGCCTTCGTGCCCCGCGTCCTGCCGACGGGACTCGGCGACTTGAGCTTCACGTGGGAGCGCGTGCTCGGGCACCGCGAGTGGAAGACGTGGATGGGTATCGCGGCGCTGCTCACGTTCATGTTCGTGCGTGCCGCCACCATGACGATGCACTGAAGGTGCCGCGCGGCCGGGGGCGGGACTCCGGCTTCGGCTCGGCGCGAAGAGAAAGAGACCCCCCGTCTCGATGCAGTCGGCGCGCCGGGCGTCGAAGCTTTCGTCTCGCCCTCGACCGGGCGGCATTTTCGCGAGAGTGGGACGTGGGTGGCACGCGCGACCGGAGTGCGGCGGCCGGCGAAGCCGGCGCCGCATACAGGAACGCGCGCGGATCAGGCGTCCGCGAGGGACTCTTCTCAGGTGCGGTGGGTGAGCTTGTAGGTGACCAGGGCGCGGGCGATGTCGGTGGCGGCGGCGTCGGCCACGGTGACTTCGCAGACGACGATCGACTGGCCGCGTTGGAGGATTCGGCCGGTGGCGAGCAGGTCGCGGCCGCTTGCGCCGTTCAAGTAGTTGATGGTGAGACCGACGGTCGTGCCGCGCGGACCGCGGGTGACGTCGGCGCCGGACCAGGCGGTCGCGGTTGCGGTCGCGTCGATGAGTGCGGCGATTGCGCCACCGTGCACGAGGTCGCCGAAGGTCGTGATCTCCGGCCGGAACGGCAGGCGCACCTGCACGCGGTCGGTTTCGTTCGCCACCGGCTCGAGGGCGAGCAGACGTCCCAGCGGGGCGGCGACGATGGCGTTGCGGATGAGGGCGTCGAGCTCGGGGCTCATGCGCTCACGCGAATCCCGGCGGCGGCGTGAAGCCGCCCACGACGGCACCGAGGCGCCGCGCGACGTCGATCGGCGTGCGATCTTCGAGGTAGGGCCCGACGATCTGGATGCCGACCGGCAGCCCGCCCGGCGTGCGGCCGATCGGAGCGCTCGTCGCCGGTAGATGCGCCATCGTCGCGGGACCGATCCACGTGAAGAGGTTCATGTAGGGCATCGCCGCGTCGTTCACCATGATCGTGCGCGCCGGAAACGGATCGCTGTGGTCGTGCGGGATCGCCGCGACGGGGACGATCGGCATGAGGAGCACGTCGAACTGCCGGAAGAAGTCGGCGAACGCCGCCTGGATGCGCTTGCGGCGCTCGTGGAGGCGGAGCCAGTCGCGGTGGCGGATGGTCGCCGCGCGCGCGCTGCGCGCGAGCGGGCCGTCGTCGTCGGGCGGAAAGCTCGCCGCGAGCTGCACGAGGTTCTCGAACCCGTCGTCGGGCATGCCGGCGAGGATGATCGGGTTCAGAAGATAGTGGTACGTCCGCACCGCGTCGGCGAAGTCGAACCGTGGCCGCGCACGATCGTCGACGCGCGCGCCCGCCCGTCGGAGCGCGGCGACGGCGGTTTCGAGGAGGGTGCGTACCTCGCCGTCGACTGGAAACGCCGGGTCGTCGAGCCAGGCGGCGAAGCGGTACGCCTTCGAATCATCGCGACGCGGCGGCGGCAGCTCGATGCGCCACGCGCGCGCGTCCTCCGGGCCCGGACCGACCAGGACGTCGAGCCCGAGGTCCAGGTCGTCGACGCCGCGTGCGAGCGGACCAAAGACGCCGAGGTCGTCCTCGGCGAGTCGTCCCGGCGGGCCCGGGATGTGCCCGCGCCCGGGCACGATGCCCCAGGTCGGCTTGTGACCGTAGACACCGCACCAGCCCGCCGGCGTGCGGATGGAGCCGCCGATGTCGCTCCCGAGCTCGAAGCCCGTGAGCCCCGCTGCGAGTGCCGCCGCCGCGCCGCCCGACGAGCCGCCCGGCGTTCGGCCCACGTTCCAGGGATTGTTCGTCGTGCCGAAGATCGGATTGAACGTCTGCACGTCGCTCGCGAGCGTCGGCACGTTCGTCTTGCCGAAGATCACGGCGCCCGCGGCGCGCAGGCGGGCGACCGCCTCCGCATCGCGCTCGGGGACGTGGGTCGCGATCTCGCTCCAGCCGCACGTGGTGCGCATGCCGGCCGTTTCGTAGGTGTCCTTGATGGTCATCGGCACGCCGTGGAGCGGTCCCCACGTCTCGCCGCGCGCGAGCGCCGCGTCGGCCTCGTCGGCGCGCCGGCGCGCGCGCTCGACGTCGAGTGTCACGACGGCATTGAGGCCCGGGTTCATCCGTTCGATGCGACCGAGGTAGTGATCCAGCAGCTCACGGCAGCCGATCTCGCGCCCTCGGAGCGCCGCCGCGAGCGCCGTCGTCGAGCGATGCGCGATGTCCATCACCGAGCAGTGTCACGCGGGGTGGGCGAGAGCAAGGCTCACGCGAGGAGCGTCGCCTCGGGGTGCGTGACGACGACCTTGATGGCGGATGGGTGCGCGGCGGTGGCGAACGCGTCGGCGAGTCGCGAAGATGCCATGACGTTCGAGACGAGACGCGGCGCGAGATCCGTTCCGACGTCGGGCAGTACGTCGAGCGCGGTGGCGAAGTCGCCGCACCGCGACGTCGTGACGGAGATGCCGCGATCCAGCACGGCCGCCGTGAGCGCATCGCGTGTCTGTCCCGTGTCGGCGAGCACGACGACGCCGCGCGGGCGGACGAGACCGCGCTCGCGATCGGCGCGGGGACGGACGGCGGCATCGACCTCGGCGAGCGATCCCGCGACGACGACGTCGGCGCCGCCGAGCGGGAGCGCCGGCGCCTCGCGCTCGGACAGGAGTCGCAGTCCTGCGGGCCGGAGGTCGCGCGGCGCACCCGGCAACACCACGGCCGTCGCCAGCCGCGGGCCGTCGAACGGCGCGGCGAGATCGTCCCGTAGCGGCACCAGCGCGATCTCGTCGACGACCATGGCCGTCGCATGCGCGAGGCCGCACGACGGCTCGCCGCACGTGGTCTTCAAGTGCACCTCGCCGGACGCGAGCGCGAGCGCCCGCGCGAAGCCGGCCGGGCTCCCCGTCGTGTCGACGACGACGTCGGCGATCGGCTCGTGGAGCGCATCGGGATCGCGCGCGTCATCGGCGCCGCACGCGGTCGCGAGCGCCCGCAGCTCGGGGCGCCGGGCGAGCGCGAGGATCTCGTAGCCCGCGCCCGCCCGCCTGCGCCAGGCGGCGAGCGCGGCCACGACGAGGGACCCGAGGCGCCGCGGACCCAGCACCGCGATGCGCCGTCGCGGCACGCGCGTCGCCATCCGCACGGCGGCGAGGGCCGCCGCGAACGGCTCGACGAGCGTCGCGGTCAGTGGATCGATGGCCGGTGGCACGGCGTGGATCGCGGCGCGCGGCGCGAGGATCCACGGCGAGAAGCCGCCCGGGAGATCGTGGATGCCGAGGACGCGGCGGTCGGGACAGTGCGAGCCCATCTCGAGCCCGCACCAGGGGCAGTCGGTCACGAGACCGCGCGCCGCGTGCGACGCGTTGATCTCCACGACCACGGGACGGCCGCCGTCGCCGAGGGCGACGACTTCGTGCCCCGTCACCTGCGGCAGCGGGAACGGCAGGTGCCGTCGCGCGAGGTCGGTCGCGCACACGCCGCAATGGCTCGCGCGCAGGACCCGGTAGCCGGGACCGAAGTCGAGATGGGGTGCGCCGTCGCGCCGGATCCGCCAGCCGGTCGCCTCCGCGCCCTCGATCTCGTAGCGGGCCGGACGCAGCGCGCCGTCGGCGTGATACTCCTGCGCGACGAAGGCGACGCCGTCCATGCGTCCCCAGCCTTGCCACCCGGCGGCGCCGGGCGCCAGCCGGCGCTACCGGCTCGGCTGCGATCGGCCGGCGCGCTCGCGGAACGCGAAGAGGATCATCAGCGCCGGATACAGCAGGAGCATCGCGTAGAG of Candidatus Eisenbacteria bacterium contains these proteins:
- a CDS encoding TolC family protein — encoded protein: MIRTAALAAGLVLGAASARGAEPLTLAGALARAHADSPDIAAARADLDAARGRLVQAGLFPSNPTVAASGTHHHIPHATNVDNAVTVAQEVEVGGQRGLRVGAARHGVDRAERLLADRERTVDAEVRRAFAGLVAAQRRRVIDAEAATESKQLADAMATRLAHGDASGLDVELARIDALKQREDATSSDVEVVRAQRRVALAIGAPPDETFAVTATDDPRPPTPPEAALVARALAVRPDLAAARAERDRLDGEADVARRSGLVPNPTFRGFYSHENGEETLAGGEVEIPLPIWNRQQGTETDLRGQAASAAADVVRLERQIPRDVGTALAHERAARATWGRYRTETLPTVDAAHTSLARALASGYLGLPEVLNQQDRLRATRRSAVDAWLALREAEAELIEAVGEDPW
- a CDS encoding efflux RND transporter periplasmic adaptor subunit, producing the protein MVMAVRHVALVLAALALACTRDPADHEAAKPTVPGLETAVAATAPIRDVVRMPGTVAPDGLTPEARDARNDLAAAEARLRLATQQVARLQALAQAVAPKKDLDAALAEEASARSAAERARQVVASLGGRPDAAGTPPATAWVVARVPQEAVGLVAAGADARFMSDTTPRETFEGTVDGAPSYVDQTSRTAPVRVRVTDPQHRLLPGMTGSVAIEVGTPHEGVTVPEAAVVYDDRRALVFVDDGHGGYSATQVTLGVIRDGVAEITSGLAAGARVATTGAASLLSAAALAAGGGD
- a CDS encoding response regulator transcription factor, encoding MRVLLVEDDAALVKALVDGLATASFAVDHARTAERALELMGLAPYDLLILDLGLPGMAGLALTRKLRERQDTIPILMLTARATVPDRVAGLDAGADDYLTKPFALSELLARVRALLRRGTVVSGTVLRVGDLELDPARFEVRRGDTVVSLTAKEFAILEYLMRHSGELVTRSALLESCWDESYEGISNLVDVHVSRVRRKLDVSGRPPLLHTIRGAGFILGERAG
- a CDS encoding PaaI family thioesterase, whose translation is MSPELDALIRNAIVAAPLGRLLALEPVANETDRVQVRLPFRPEITTFGDLVHGGAIAALIDATATATAWSGADVTRGPRGTTVGLTINYLNGASGRDLLATGRILQRGQSIVVCEVTVADAAATDIARALVTYKLTHRT
- a CDS encoding efflux RND transporter permease subunit; amino-acid sequence: MVSRLVDTSLRHRPVVLLLATLLVALGIHAALVAPLDVFPEFAPPIVEVQSEAPGFGAEDVEALVTTPLEQALAGTPDVAKIRSESSLGLSTVITIFPYGTDPYRARQLVIERVALASEQLPPGVRPRVAPLASVLTTILAVGLRGDGQTSPLVLRDLADWTITPRLLAVPGVANVVVYGGGTRQVQLTTTPERLTAYGATLDDLAAATTAADAPSGSGFLDRRGQRLETWFDGRARSVADLDQAVIPGRGNPPVPLGAVADVGEGAAVPVGTALVDGEPGVLLLVVKQPGVNVVEVTRAVEEALAALARVLPAGVRVDRELFRQATFVEHAIGNLARALVVGGVLVSIVLLVFLGDVRAALASLVAIPLSLLAAVLVLNAFGETLNVMVLGGLAMAVGEVVDDAIIDVENCWRRLQAAPPTARAREVVLRASVEVRSAVVYATFMVALVFLPLFFMGGFEGALFRPLAAAYVLATMASLAVALTVTPVMALLLLPNAAKEHTVPRLVRALRTRYAAALERVLERPGRMRVAAAATVVAGILLAPLLQLEFLPEFHETNLILHMTGAPGVGLDETARVGAAAARALLAVPGVRSVAQFIGRATLAEDHAFGSERGELLVRLTSGNEAAAVTRALATAVQDIAGFTFDVKQYLNERIEETIEGEGAELVVRVRGAELGSIEEGARLLAERIADVPGAVDVHAAGAFAAPGVHVRPRRDDLLRLGVSTAAVGRAIRSVLGGEPVGRLVEGQRQADIVLRVATEVGTDPIRFATLPVPTGGAGTVALGTVADVSLGPLRALIAHEDAVRTVVVRLDARDRSLAAVAADVAEVVRTAPLPHGVYAEVGGEYAAATAARRRLLLLGMVSLLGIFLLLLIDFGSIRLAALTMVNVPLAFVGGLVAVVVGAGGHLSLGAIVGFVTVFGITVRNGIVLIAHFRDVERERGERLDHAGLIVAAVERLAPILMTALVTGIALVPLLLLGGHAGGEIDQPMALVIVGGLVTSTWLNLFIVPSWYARARR
- a CDS encoding isoprenylcysteine carboxylmethyltransferase family protein, producing MPTNRPNRALVLLSRWRINIGWLSLLFIPLAKPTIGTTLAWLPLLAAGVALRVWARGHLVRAQRVTDTGPYALVRHPLYLGSLMIALAFAFMTRVPLAPVVITAVFLLMYVPKALREEAYLTKRFGAQYVAYQDRVGAFVPRVLPTGLGDLSFTWERVLGHREWKTWMGIAALLTFMFVRAATMTMH
- a CDS encoding alcohol dehydrogenase catalytic domain-containing protein is translated as MDGVAFVAQEYHADGALRPARYEIEGAEATGWRIRRDGAPHLDFGPGYRVLRASHCGVCATDLARRHLPFPLPQVTGHEVVALGDGGRPVVVEINASHAARGLVTDCPWCGLEMGSHCPDRRVLGIHDLPGGFSPWILAPRAAIHAVPPAIDPLTATLVEPFAAALAAVRMATRVPRRRIAVLGPRRLGSLVVAALAAWRRRAGAGYEILALARRPELRALATACGADDARDPDALHEPIADVVVDTTGSPAGFARALALASGEVHLKTTCGEPSCGLAHATAMVVDEIALVPLRDDLAAPFDGPRLATAVVLPGAPRDLRPAGLRLLSEREAPALPLGGADVVVAGSLAEVDAAVRPRADRERGLVRPRGVVVLADTGQTRDALTAAVLDRGISVTTSRCGDFATALDVLPDVGTDLAPRLVSNVMASSRLADAFATAAHPSAIKVVVTHPEATLLA
- a CDS encoding ATP-binding protein, whose protein sequence is MRTPRSLRVQLTVTFAVFAGLVVLGTAIATSILIERTVWSPLDSRLSEEAETLAAIVKMNQNDLAPAVALIGREEDLGPGKFVRVTSADGWVVASYGPVPADLGNTGTVGPDADQRLVMDEARGTRTVVDTLPDGGSIAIGVQVEHPKATIRRARLMIAVSAALSLAILAGLAWAITTRATSELERLAAELETIEAGSLGRRLEQRNTSEVDRLAAVLNRVLARLESAIGHLRRFTADAAHELRTPIAALRTRLEVGLASSRDASAYRDDLLDALEQTERLGRLAETLLTLSAVEGDPGHARERDHTVDLGQLAREVADSFEPVAQEQGRRFALRADDHVTVVGDPDLLKRLILNLVDNAFHHTPPGANVDLAVARRNGHACIRAHDEGPGIPASEQPRVFERFYRGATAEGGAGLGLALCREIVSRHRGEILLASEPGAGTTVTVTLPLARGGEPA
- a CDS encoding amidase yields the protein MDIAHRSTTALAAALRGREIGCRELLDHYLGRIERMNPGLNAVVTLDVERARRRADEADAALARGETWGPLHGVPMTIKDTYETAGMRTTCGWSEIATHVPERDAEAVARLRAAGAVIFGKTNVPTLASDVQTFNPIFGTTNNPWNVGRTPGGSSGGAAAALAAGLTGFELGSDIGGSIRTPAGWCGVYGHKPTWGIVPGRGHIPGPPGRLAEDDLGVFGPLARGVDDLDLGLDVLVGPGPEDARAWRIELPPPRRDDSKAYRFAAWLDDPAFPVDGEVRTLLETAVAALRRAGARVDDRARPRFDFADAVRTYHYLLNPIILAGMPDDGFENLVQLAASFPPDDDGPLARSARAATIRHRDWLRLHERRKRIQAAFADFFRQFDVLLMPIVPVAAIPHDHSDPFPARTIMVNDAAMPYMNLFTWIGPATMAHLPATSAPIGRTPGGLPVGIQIVGPYLEDRTPIDVARRLGAVVGGFTPPPGFA